A single Anatilimnocola floriformis DNA region contains:
- a CDS encoding response regulator, which yields MMNREGKPITILMADDDADDRQMTLEAFSESRLANDLRFVEDGAELMDYLCRRNKFSDPASSPRPGLILLDLNMPKKDGREALREIKADPKLRNIRVVVMTTSKAEEDIVRTYDLGAESYVTKPVTFTSLVDVVRTLGKYWLEIVELPQGLDGEANG from the coding sequence ATGATGAACCGCGAAGGAAAACCCATCACCATTCTGATGGCCGATGACGACGCCGATGACCGGCAAATGACGCTCGAAGCCTTCAGCGAAAGCCGCCTCGCGAACGATCTGCGCTTCGTCGAGGATGGCGCCGAATTGATGGATTATCTGTGCCGTCGCAACAAGTTCAGCGATCCCGCTTCGTCGCCCCGGCCGGGCTTGATTTTGCTTGATCTCAACATGCCGAAAAAAGACGGCCGCGAAGCCCTCCGCGAAATCAAAGCCGATCCGAAGCTGCGAAACATTCGCGTCGTGGTTATGACCACGTCGAAGGCCGAAGAAGACATCGTTCGCACTTACGATCTGGGCGCCGAGTCGTACGTGACCAAGCCGGTGACGTTCACTTCGCTCGTCGATGTGGTGCGCACGCTCGGCAAGTATTGGCTGGAGATCGTAGAGTTGCCGCAGGGACTTGATGGTGAAGCCAATGGATGA
- a CDS encoding Gfo/Idh/MocA family protein: MARLSRRRFLSASAAASSALALGAWVNVAPAAQSKSPNEKLNLAGVGVTGRAGANLQELSYENLVCMADVDSSNLDKAAVKFSEAHKYRDFREMLEKEADKIDAVVVGTPDHTHAPAAAMALRLKKHTYCEKPLTHTVVEARTLANLAKENKLVTQMGNQIHAGDNYRRVVELVQTGSIGDVGEVHVWANAVYTDAKFTTDKPCPPNLDWNLWLGPAQERPYSDGVHPFNWRKFWDYGTGSLGDFGCHYMDLPHWALELRGPTSVEATGTPYDPVSCPGWCIAKYEYPARGKFPACKLTWYDSGKKPEEKLAELTHSKVKPATWNSGVLFVGSKGSLLANYGDHYLFPEDKFADFKRPEQTIRKSIGHHREWTNAIRNGGPTTTNFDYAGSLTESVLLGTVAFRHGSKIEWDSANLKITNAPDAAKWLHKEYRKGWTL; this comes from the coding sequence ATGGCCCGTTTGTCTCGTCGCCGGTTTTTGTCTGCTTCCGCCGCGGCGTCGAGCGCGCTGGCTTTGGGCGCTTGGGTGAATGTCGCGCCGGCCGCGCAGTCGAAGTCGCCGAATGAGAAGTTGAATCTAGCCGGCGTCGGCGTGACCGGTCGGGCCGGGGCAAACTTGCAAGAATTGTCGTACGAGAACCTGGTGTGCATGGCCGATGTCGACAGCAGCAATCTCGACAAGGCCGCGGTGAAGTTCAGCGAGGCCCATAAATATCGCGACTTTCGCGAGATGCTCGAGAAGGAAGCAGACAAGATCGATGCCGTGGTGGTCGGCACTCCCGATCACACGCATGCACCAGCAGCCGCGATGGCCCTGCGGTTGAAGAAGCACACCTACTGCGAAAAACCATTGACGCACACCGTGGTCGAAGCCCGTACGCTGGCCAACCTGGCGAAAGAGAATAAGCTCGTCACGCAGATGGGAAATCAGATTCACGCTGGCGACAACTATCGCCGTGTCGTCGAACTGGTGCAGACCGGCAGCATCGGCGATGTGGGCGAAGTGCACGTCTGGGCGAACGCAGTTTATACCGACGCGAAGTTCACCACCGATAAACCTTGCCCGCCGAATCTCGATTGGAATTTGTGGCTCGGGCCGGCTCAGGAACGGCCCTACAGCGATGGCGTGCATCCGTTCAATTGGCGGAAGTTCTGGGATTACGGCACTGGTTCGCTCGGCGACTTCGGCTGCCATTACATGGACCTGCCGCACTGGGCGCTCGAGCTGCGCGGGCCAACATCGGTCGAAGCGACCGGTACCCCTTATGATCCCGTGAGTTGCCCCGGTTGGTGCATTGCAAAGTACGAGTATCCGGCCCGCGGCAAATTCCCCGCCTGCAAGTTGACCTGGTACGACAGCGGCAAAAAGCCGGAAGAAAAACTCGCCGAACTAACGCACAGCAAAGTGAAGCCAGCGACCTGGAACAGCGGCGTGCTGTTTGTCGGCAGCAAGGGTTCGCTACTCGCCAACTACGGCGATCACTATTTGTTCCCCGAGGATAAGTTCGCCGATTTCAAACGGCCTGAGCAGACGATTCGGAAATCGATCGGCCATCACCGCGAGTGGACCAATGCGATTCGCAACGGCGGACCGACGACAACCAACTTCGATTACGCCGGTTCGCTCACCGAGTCTGTGCTGCTCGGCACTGTGGCGTTTCGTCACGGCAGCAAGATCGAATGGGATTCAGCGAACTTGAAAATCACCAATGCCCCCGATGCGGCAAAATGGCTCCACAAAGAGTATCGGAAGGGCTGGACGCTTTAG
- a CDS encoding GNAT family N-acetyltransferase, translating into MSIRIRQASVADAAPLLELFKDTIRRVNCRDYAPDQIAAWTSEILPEVWAARLMSRWCAVAANDAEQPIGFGDLEANGHLDRFFVHADYQGRGVGTALMTAIFARATKQQHARIFSEVSITARPFFLNHGFRVITDQLVFSRGAAFLNYRMERWL; encoded by the coding sequence ATGAGCATTCGTATTCGCCAAGCCAGTGTTGCGGATGCGGCGCCGCTGCTGGAGCTGTTCAAAGACACGATCCGTCGTGTGAATTGTCGTGACTACGCGCCCGATCAAATTGCGGCGTGGACGTCCGAAATTCTTCCCGAAGTATGGGCCGCCAGGCTAATGAGTCGCTGGTGTGCGGTGGCGGCGAATGACGCCGAGCAACCGATCGGCTTCGGCGATCTCGAAGCTAATGGTCATCTGGATCGGTTCTTTGTGCATGCCGACTACCAAGGCCGCGGCGTGGGGACTGCTCTGATGACCGCTATTTTTGCGAGAGCTACCAAACAGCAACACGCGCGGATATTCAGTGAGGTGAGCATTACCGCGCGGCCGTTCTTTCTGAATCACGGTTTCCGCGTGATCACCGACCAACTCGTCTTCTCGCGCGGGGCAGCATTTCTGAATTACCGGATGGAACGTTGGCTGTAG
- a CDS encoding sensor histidine kinase gives MPNQVANKSLLLGFLLVIVAIVANTALTYFNLMRIHRNSEAVERQHKALDELRMLLTTLVDAETGQRGFLITEDEKFLAPYESAALQLEDKVASVKQLMSTDPERKKHFEELAAAIDLRMQSIRKSLEIQKTEGRDAVRATILQGSGKRAMDHVRTIIAAMEARERGELSVRTNESNTSFYLSLATGLATALLGLSLAVASYWLVGRDIEKRQQLSEALQKSKERLEERVQARTMEIEASNKALREEVTVRTKAELTAMTAAQELQRSNRELEQFASVASHDLQEPLRKIQAFGDRLQSNCGPQLGEKGLDFLQRILASAGRMRRLIDDLLTFSRVASKAQPFSAVDLNEIVDEIVGDLETRLQDAGGKFEIAKLPHIEADPSQMRQLFMNLLANALKFHRPGVAPMVRISSHNVAANGNGQLDGTRLPMQCEITVEDNGVGFEQEYAERIFELFQRLHGRDEYQGTGMGLAICRKIVERHAGSIAAFGKPGEGSRFVFRLPIQQNSTKQDLVA, from the coding sequence ATGCCTAATCAAGTTGCTAATAAAAGTCTGCTGTTGGGCTTTTTGCTGGTCATCGTGGCGATCGTGGCCAATACCGCGCTCACGTATTTCAACTTGATGCGCATCCATCGCAATTCCGAAGCCGTCGAACGTCAGCACAAGGCGCTCGACGAACTGCGGATGCTGCTCACCACACTGGTCGATGCCGAAACCGGTCAGCGCGGTTTTTTGATTACGGAAGATGAGAAATTCCTCGCCCCATACGAATCTGCGGCACTCCAACTGGAAGATAAAGTCGCCAGCGTCAAGCAACTGATGTCGACCGACCCTGAGCGGAAAAAGCACTTCGAGGAGCTCGCTGCCGCCATCGACCTGCGGATGCAATCGATTCGAAAGTCTCTCGAAATCCAAAAGACGGAAGGTCGCGACGCGGTCCGCGCCACCATCTTGCAAGGGAGTGGTAAACGCGCGATGGATCACGTCCGAACGATCATCGCCGCCATGGAAGCTCGCGAACGAGGTGAGCTGTCGGTACGGACTAATGAGTCGAATACCAGCTTCTACTTGTCGCTGGCAACTGGCCTGGCAACCGCACTGCTGGGGCTGTCCTTGGCCGTGGCCAGCTATTGGCTCGTGGGCCGCGATATCGAAAAGCGGCAGCAACTTTCCGAAGCTCTACAGAAATCGAAGGAGCGGCTCGAAGAACGCGTGCAAGCTCGTACGATGGAAATCGAAGCCAGCAACAAAGCCCTGCGCGAGGAAGTTACTGTTCGCACCAAAGCCGAACTGACGGCCATGACCGCCGCGCAAGAACTGCAGCGCAGCAATCGCGAATTGGAGCAGTTTGCTTCGGTGGCTTCGCACGACCTGCAGGAACCGCTGCGCAAGATTCAAGCCTTTGGCGACCGTTTGCAATCGAACTGCGGCCCGCAACTGGGCGAAAAAGGACTCGACTTTCTACAGCGAATTCTGGCGTCGGCTGGTCGCATGCGACGGCTGATCGATGACTTGCTCACCTTCTCGCGAGTTGCGAGCAAAGCGCAACCTTTCAGCGCGGTTGATCTCAACGAAATCGTCGACGAAATCGTCGGCGATCTGGAAACGCGGCTGCAAGATGCCGGCGGCAAATTTGAAATCGCCAAGCTGCCGCACATCGAAGCCGATCCCTCGCAGATGCGGCAGTTGTTCATGAATCTGCTGGCCAACGCCCTCAAGTTTCATCGGCCTGGAGTCGCGCCGATGGTCCGCATTTCGTCACACAACGTCGCAGCAAACGGCAACGGCCAACTCGATGGAACGAGGTTGCCGATGCAGTGCGAGATTACCGTCGAGGACAACGGCGTCGGCTTTGAGCAGGAATATGCCGAGCGGATTTTCGAGCTCTTTCAACGGCTGCATGGCCGCGACGAATATCAAGGGACCGGCATGGGCCTCGCCATTTGCCGCAAAATTGTGGAACGCCACGCCGGCAGCATCGCCGCGTTTGGCAAGCCGGGTGAAGGCTCGCGCTTCGTCTTCCGCCTTCCGATTCAGCAAAATTCCACAAAACAGGATCTAGTCGCATGA
- the lysS gene encoding lysine--tRNA ligase: MTAAPITPDDSTSNEGGHEAARREKMRKLIAMGIDPWGQRFDDRTLIGEIRALAGEIVFVKEDGSSIAPPNREAQPDLDFRKWLADQGKGELKGPTVRAAGRIVLQRDAGKLRFINIQDWTGRLQLMIGQAQVGEESWKLAENCDLGDLIGVDGEFKYTKTGEPTIFAAKLHFLGKCILPPPDKHAGLADPELRHRMRYLDLAYTEGAMQRFMSRTKVVASIRNTLNLQGYCEIEGPTLHTIAGGAAARPFKTHHNTLDMQLFLRIALELHLKRLLVGGMERVYELGRVYRNEGISPKHNPEFTMLEVYQAFGNYETMMDLTEAVICNAIKALDGSYVRPWGEKQIDFTPPFQRRTYDDLFREHTGIDPQDAAAVKALAEKIGFETAGKHPDVIKSEVFEEKVEDALVGPIFVTDYPSSICPLTKRKTSNPEVAERFELFVHGMEVANAYTELNDPDLQEQLFSQQLAGQAAEDSMAKMDTDFVRALKYAMPPAGGLGIGIDRLVMLLTNTQTIRDVILFPVLRPE, encoded by the coding sequence ATGACTGCAGCCCCAATCACTCCCGATGACTCGACCAGCAACGAAGGTGGACACGAAGCCGCCCGCCGGGAAAAAATGCGCAAGCTGATCGCCATGGGCATCGATCCCTGGGGCCAGCGGTTTGATGACCGGACGCTGATTGGCGAGATCCGGGCGCTGGCAGGCGAAATTGTCTTCGTCAAGGAAGACGGCAGCAGCATCGCGCCGCCGAATCGCGAAGCGCAACCTGATCTCGACTTTCGTAAGTGGCTTGCCGATCAGGGTAAGGGCGAGCTGAAGGGACCGACCGTTCGCGCCGCAGGTCGCATCGTTTTGCAACGCGACGCCGGCAAGCTGCGGTTCATCAACATTCAAGATTGGACCGGTCGTCTACAACTGATGATCGGTCAGGCTCAGGTCGGCGAAGAAAGTTGGAAGCTCGCCGAGAATTGCGACCTCGGCGACCTGATCGGAGTCGATGGCGAATTCAAATATACGAAGACTGGCGAGCCGACGATCTTCGCCGCAAAGTTGCACTTCCTCGGCAAGTGCATCCTGCCGCCGCCGGACAAGCACGCCGGCCTGGCCGATCCTGAATTGCGCCATCGGATGCGCTATCTCGATCTGGCATACACCGAAGGCGCCATGCAGCGCTTCATGAGCCGCACGAAGGTTGTGGCTTCGATTCGCAACACGCTCAATCTGCAAGGCTATTGTGAAATCGAAGGACCGACGCTGCACACCATCGCCGGTGGCGCCGCCGCTCGGCCGTTTAAGACGCATCACAACACGCTCGACATGCAGCTGTTCCTGCGGATCGCGCTAGAGCTGCATTTGAAGCGACTACTCGTCGGCGGCATGGAGCGCGTGTACGAACTCGGCCGCGTGTATCGCAACGAAGGGATCAGCCCGAAGCACAATCCCGAGTTCACGATGCTCGAGGTTTATCAAGCCTTCGGCAATTATGAAACGATGATGGACCTGACCGAAGCCGTCATCTGCAACGCGATCAAAGCTCTCGACGGCAGCTATGTGCGGCCGTGGGGCGAGAAGCAAATCGATTTCACGCCGCCGTTCCAGCGGCGAACCTATGACGATCTGTTCCGCGAACACACGGGCATCGATCCGCAAGATGCGGCCGCCGTAAAAGCCCTCGCTGAAAAGATCGGTTTTGAAACGGCTGGCAAGCATCCTGATGTAATCAAGAGCGAAGTCTTCGAGGAGAAGGTCGAAGATGCTCTCGTTGGTCCGATTTTCGTGACCGACTATCCCTCGAGCATTTGCCCGCTCACGAAGCGAAAAACCAGCAATCCAGAAGTCGCCGAGCGGTTCGAACTGTTTGTGCATGGCATGGAAGTGGCCAATGCTTACACCGAGTTGAACGATCCCGATCTGCAGGAACAGCTCTTCAGTCAGCAGCTCGCCGGCCAGGCCGCCGAAGACAGCATGGCGAAGATGGATACCGACTTCGTACGCGCCCTGAAATATGCGATGCCGCCGGCCGGTGGTCTCGGCATCGGCATCGACCGACTGGTGATGTTGCTGACGAACACGCAGACCATTCGCGATGTGATTTTGTTCCCGGTACTGCGGCCCGAATGA
- a CDS encoding Hpt domain-containing protein, whose protein sequence is MAAIFDYAGSLRRMGNDRSLFQEMVALLAEDAPQYQALIAESSGNHDYPTLKRAAHTLKGLVLNFGATRAVLAAVALENLAATAERDNQEEINFPAAMNELTAALDELQNALANHSDGAPIPESNLSRTTTHSQKH, encoded by the coding sequence ATGGCAGCGATTTTTGACTACGCTGGCTCCTTGAGGCGAATGGGCAACGACCGCTCGCTGTTTCAGGAGATGGTCGCCTTATTGGCCGAGGATGCTCCGCAGTACCAGGCTCTCATCGCCGAGAGTTCGGGTAACCACGATTATCCCACGCTCAAGCGAGCTGCTCACACCTTGAAAGGACTCGTTCTCAACTTCGGCGCCACGCGAGCGGTGCTGGCCGCGGTAGCTCTGGAAAATTTGGCCGCCACGGCTGAGCGCGATAATCAAGAAGAAATCAATTTCCCCGCGGCCATGAATGAGTTGACCGCAGCACTTGATGAGCTGCAAAACGCACTGGCCAACCACTCCGATGGAGCGCCGATTCCCGAAAGCAATTTGTCTCGCACCACCACGCATTCGCAAAAACATTGA
- a CDS encoding ATP-binding protein translates to MNDATHATAQSRHQALAAELLSIHQQQVYHETDRLFAWLLVAQWVFGFMLAVWVAPLTWAGLSSTLHPHIGVSILLGGAIISVPAAYAIFLPGTALTRHLIAVGQMLMSALLVHLSGGRIETHFHAFGSLALLAFYRDWKVLITATTVAAGDHLIRGVLWPQSVFGDFHFSLVRALEHIGWMIFEDVFLILNCVRSRREMWEVATRQAELINVHTEIEQLVEIRTSELAEKSDSLARSEEQLRLLIGGTDVILWEYDATTDAFVYVSPCAVKLGYPLEEWYQPGFWKRTLHPHDRDQAVQYCLSETQGGRDHRIQYRMFSATGDIVWVDDLVSVSKDPSSTKLRGVMIDITDRKLIEERLQFSNEELTQRTRDLEAAHSCLGAQAAALQESAQEMESLKDEAERASRAKSEFLANMSHEIRTPMTAILGYSDLLLTEGDLTKAPPHRVEALQTIHRNGEHLLGLINDILDLSKIEVGKVGVEAIECSPLQLITEVESLMRLRTQEKNLTLQIEVAGVLPSTVQTDPLRLKQILVNLVGNAIKFTEQGGVRIVANSSLATDAAGKRIAELVFDVIDTGAGMTPQEMKKLFRPFTQADNSTTRKFGGTGLGLTISKRLAQMLGGDVTIVNSIPGTGTTFRVMVRAADPTLEPAPPEAPNLPRESKSTHAPTNEQPLPPGCRILLAEDGPDNQRLISFILKKAGATVTVVDNGHIAVQTALAAVMDQRPFDLILMDMQMPVMDGYAAATYLRTRNYDGPIIALTAHAMSGDRDKCLAAGCNDYATKPLDRLKLLAQIANLLRVAVPV, encoded by the coding sequence ATGAATGACGCCACGCACGCCACCGCTCAATCTCGCCATCAGGCCCTCGCTGCCGAACTGCTGAGCATCCATCAACAGCAGGTCTACCACGAGACCGATCGGCTGTTTGCCTGGTTGCTCGTGGCTCAGTGGGTGTTTGGTTTTATGCTGGCCGTGTGGGTCGCACCGCTGACGTGGGCGGGACTCTCCAGCACGCTGCATCCGCACATTGGCGTGTCCATTCTGCTCGGCGGCGCGATCATCAGCGTGCCGGCCGCTTACGCGATCTTTCTCCCCGGCACGGCCCTTACGCGTCACTTGATTGCGGTCGGCCAGATGTTGATGTCGGCGCTCCTTGTGCATCTCTCAGGCGGCCGGATCGAAACGCACTTTCATGCGTTTGGTTCGCTGGCCTTGCTTGCGTTTTATCGCGATTGGAAAGTGCTAATCACGGCAACCACTGTTGCGGCCGGCGATCACTTAATTCGCGGCGTACTTTGGCCACAGTCGGTTTTTGGCGACTTTCATTTCAGCCTGGTGCGAGCGTTAGAGCACATCGGCTGGATGATTTTTGAGGATGTGTTTTTGATCTTGAACTGCGTGCGTTCCCGCCGTGAAATGTGGGAGGTCGCCACGCGGCAAGCCGAGCTGATCAATGTGCATACCGAGATCGAACAACTCGTCGAGATCCGCACGAGCGAGCTTGCAGAGAAGTCCGATTCGCTGGCCCGCAGCGAGGAACAACTCCGCCTACTGATCGGCGGCACGGATGTCATCCTCTGGGAATACGACGCCACGACCGATGCCTTCGTCTACGTTTCGCCCTGCGCGGTGAAGCTGGGTTACCCGCTCGAGGAATGGTATCAGCCTGGATTCTGGAAAAGAACGCTCCACCCGCATGATCGCGATCAGGCCGTGCAATACTGCCTTTCCGAGACGCAGGGGGGCCGAGACCATCGAATTCAGTACCGCATGTTTTCGGCAACGGGCGACATCGTGTGGGTCGATGATCTCGTGTCGGTGTCGAAGGACCCCAGCTCAACGAAGCTGCGCGGCGTGATGATCGATATCACCGATCGCAAGCTGATCGAAGAGCGGTTGCAGTTCTCGAATGAAGAGCTGACTCAGCGCACTCGCGATCTCGAAGCCGCCCACAGTTGCCTCGGCGCGCAAGCGGCAGCGCTACAGGAATCGGCGCAGGAAATGGAATCGCTCAAAGACGAAGCCGAACGGGCCAGCCGCGCGAAGAGCGAATTCCTGGCCAACATGAGCCACGAAATCCGCACGCCGATGACGGCGATCCTGGGCTACTCCGATTTGCTGCTGACCGAAGGTGATCTGACCAAGGCGCCGCCGCATCGCGTCGAAGCGTTGCAGACCATCCATCGCAACGGCGAGCACTTGCTCGGCTTGATCAACGACATTCTCGATCTTTCGAAGATCGAAGTCGGCAAGGTCGGAGTCGAAGCCATCGAATGCTCGCCGCTGCAGTTGATTACCGAAGTTGAATCGCTGATGCGGCTGCGGACGCAGGAAAAAAATCTAACGCTGCAAATCGAAGTCGCCGGCGTGCTGCCATCGACCGTGCAAACCGATCCGCTGCGTCTCAAGCAAATCCTGGTGAATCTGGTCGGCAATGCGATCAAGTTCACCGAGCAAGGCGGCGTGCGGATTGTCGCGAACTCGTCCCTCGCTACAGATGCCGCGGGGAAGCGAATCGCCGAACTCGTCTTCGACGTAATCGACACCGGCGCGGGAATGACTCCCCAAGAGATGAAAAAACTCTTCCGACCGTTCACGCAGGCCGACAACTCGACGACACGCAAGTTCGGTGGCACGGGGCTTGGTCTGACGATCAGCAAGCGACTGGCCCAGATGCTCGGTGGCGACGTGACAATCGTCAATTCGATTCCGGGTACGGGCACGACATTCCGCGTGATGGTGCGAGCGGCGGATCCAACACTCGAACCCGCGCCGCCTGAAGCACCGAATCTGCCGCGCGAATCTAAATCGACTCACGCTCCAACCAACGAGCAACCGCTACCTCCGGGGTGTCGCATCTTGCTCGCCGAAGATGGCCCTGATAATCAGCGGCTGATTTCCTTTATCTTGAAGAAGGCCGGCGCTACGGTCACGGTTGTCGACAACGGCCATATCGCCGTGCAAACTGCGCTGGCCGCCGTTATGGATCAGCGGCCTTTCGATTTGATCCTGATGGATATGCAGATGCCGGTGATGGATGGCTATGCGGCTGCCACGTACTTGCGGACGCGCAACTACGATGGGCCGATCATCGCACTTACCGCCCACGCCATGTCGGGGGATCGCGACAAGTGTCTGGCAGCCGGCTGCAATGATTACGCAACGAAGCCGCTCGATCGTTTGAAGTTGCTCGCTCAAATTGCAAATCTGCTGCGAGTCGCAGTGCCAGTCTAA
- a CDS encoding ATP-binding response regulator, with protein sequence MDDGPVRVLLVEDGEDDYILTKELFEEFPKGAYTLDRVADYESAVRAFVECHHDLYLIDYRLGKRNGLELIAEAQRLGCSAPAIVLTGQREREIDLQAMQVGAVDYLVKDQLAPDTLERAMRYALQRTRLEEVIRRANLDLENRVQERTAELARVNETLQSEITERKRAEEALREADRLKDEFVAMLAHELHNPLAPLSAALQLFDPANSSPDQVGELRAMMLRQVQHLVRLIDDLLDVSRISRGKMILRRAACNLNDVIDTALDIAQPIIQHSKHRLELDLPEEPLILDGDKVRLAQIISNLLVNAAKYTPAGGRIELHIERADGQVVIRVRDNGVGIPPEMLIKVFELFTQVDTSHTRSSGGLGIGLTLVKTLVEMHGGTIEARSQGTGYGSEFIVRLPLLKKPTTPKVEIPVVPQRSVPAFRILIVDDNESAGYLHGRLLQKLGQHVHNVTSAAAALEVLDSLQPDVLISDIAMPEMSGYELAAAIRARGGVQPKLIALTGYGRDIDRKQALDAGFDHHLTKPVELDALEALLASL encoded by the coding sequence ATGGATGACGGGCCAGTCCGCGTCCTTTTGGTGGAGGATGGTGAGGACGACTACATCCTGACCAAAGAGCTCTTTGAGGAGTTCCCAAAAGGGGCCTACACGCTCGATCGCGTCGCCGATTATGAATCGGCCGTTAGGGCCTTCGTGGAATGCCATCACGATCTGTATTTGATCGACTACCGCCTCGGCAAACGAAACGGGCTGGAGCTGATCGCCGAAGCGCAGCGACTTGGTTGTTCTGCTCCCGCCATCGTGCTGACCGGCCAGCGCGAGCGCGAGATCGATCTGCAAGCGATGCAAGTCGGTGCGGTCGACTACCTCGTCAAGGATCAACTGGCCCCCGACACACTCGAACGTGCGATGCGTTATGCGCTGCAACGCACTCGTCTCGAAGAAGTGATTCGCCGGGCCAATCTCGATTTAGAAAATCGCGTTCAGGAACGAACGGCCGAGCTGGCGCGCGTCAACGAAACATTGCAATCCGAAATCACCGAACGCAAGCGGGCCGAGGAAGCGCTTCGCGAAGCCGATCGACTCAAGGACGAGTTCGTAGCCATGCTCGCGCACGAACTGCACAATCCTCTCGCGCCCCTGTCGGCAGCGCTGCAGCTCTTCGACCCCGCCAATAGCAGCCCCGATCAGGTCGGCGAGCTGCGGGCAATGATGCTCCGCCAGGTTCAACACCTCGTCCGGCTGATTGATGATTTACTCGATGTATCACGTATTTCCCGTGGCAAAATGATCCTGCGACGAGCCGCCTGCAATCTCAACGATGTCATTGATACTGCGCTCGATATCGCCCAGCCGATCATTCAACATTCCAAGCACCGCCTGGAACTCGACCTGCCCGAAGAGCCATTGATTCTCGACGGCGATAAAGTGCGACTCGCGCAGATCATTAGCAATCTGCTGGTGAACGCCGCGAAGTATACGCCCGCCGGGGGCCGCATCGAATTGCATATCGAGCGTGCCGATGGCCAGGTGGTCATTCGCGTGCGCGACAACGGCGTGGGGATTCCGCCGGAAATGCTGATCAAGGTTTTCGAGCTTTTTACGCAGGTCGATACCTCGCACACTCGCTCGAGCGGCGGTCTCGGCATCGGCCTGACGCTGGTAAAGACGCTCGTCGAAATGCACGGCGGCACGATCGAAGCCCGCAGTCAGGGCACCGGCTACGGCAGCGAGTTCATCGTGCGTCTGCCGCTGCTGAAGAAGCCGACCACGCCGAAGGTGGAAATCCCGGTCGTGCCGCAGCGGAGTGTGCCGGCGTTTCGCATTTTGATTGTCGACGACAACGAATCGGCCGGCTATCTGCATGGCCGGTTGCTGCAGAAGCTAGGTCAGCACGTACACAATGTGACAAGCGCGGCGGCAGCGCTGGAAGTGCTCGATTCGCTGCAGCCCGATGTGCTGATTTCCGATATCGCGATGCCCGAAATGTCGGGCTATGAATTAGCCGCGGCGATTCGCGCTCGTGGCGGTGTGCAGCCGAAGTTGATTGCACTCACCGGGTACGGCCGCGACATCGATCGCAAGCAAGCGCTCGATGCGGGCTTCGATCATCATCTGACGAAGCCGGTAGAGCTAGACGCGCTCGAAGCCCTCTTGGCTTCACTGTAG